In Aliiglaciecola sp. LCG003, a genomic segment contains:
- the pepP gene encoding Xaa-Pro aminopeptidase has translation MINAYIERCEQRRQALLAAMLPNSVCIVPASTLVTRSNDTEYTFRQDSDFHYLTGFPEPDAVLVMSNSEVWGSPFSALFCLAKDPLAEIWHGRRIGTEHAVDQFGFSQCHNLDDIEVGLTSYIDGHQHLYYARGHQAQTDTLIDDVLAILRDAPKQSKQAPECEIDLRALLHEMRLFKDDDEIALMRQVASISCEAHKQAMLMSEPGKNEFHLEAQLHYSFALHGAKNPAYSTIVGGGDNACILHYTNNDCLLQDGDLVLIDAGAELLGYAADITRTFPVNGHFSTAQKQLYQLVLDAQLASLALFVPGSTFKAATDKAVEVLTQGLLDLGILTGTLQDNIAEQHYRQFFMHGIGHWLGLDVHDVGNYKVANQDRPFEPGMVMTIEPGLYIAADADVDEKWRGIGIRIEDNILITPQGYEVLTAEVPKSISEIEALMAG, from the coding sequence ATGATAAACGCATATATTGAGCGCTGCGAGCAGCGGCGACAAGCATTACTGGCCGCTATGCTACCTAACAGCGTGTGTATCGTGCCCGCCTCAACTTTAGTTACCCGAAGTAATGATACCGAATATACCTTTCGTCAAGACAGTGATTTTCACTATTTGACTGGATTTCCAGAACCCGATGCCGTGCTGGTGATGAGCAACAGTGAGGTATGGGGTAGCCCATTTAGTGCGCTATTTTGTTTAGCCAAAGATCCTTTGGCCGAGATATGGCATGGCAGACGCATAGGCACTGAGCATGCTGTGGATCAATTCGGATTTAGCCAATGCCATAATTTGGATGATATTGAAGTAGGGTTAACCAGCTATATCGACGGCCATCAACATTTATATTATGCCCGAGGTCATCAAGCCCAAACCGATACGCTAATCGACGACGTGTTGGCTATATTGCGCGATGCCCCTAAGCAAAGTAAGCAGGCTCCAGAATGTGAAATTGATCTAAGGGCATTGTTACATGAGATGCGCCTGTTCAAAGATGACGACGAAATTGCGCTTATGCGTCAAGTTGCTAGTATCTCCTGTGAAGCACATAAGCAAGCTATGTTGATGTCTGAGCCGGGTAAAAACGAATTTCATTTAGAAGCGCAACTTCACTATAGTTTTGCCCTGCACGGAGCGAAAAATCCGGCTTACAGCACCATAGTTGGCGGCGGCGACAATGCCTGTATTTTGCATTACACCAATAATGATTGTCTCCTACAAGACGGCGATTTGGTATTGATTGATGCAGGGGCAGAGTTACTTGGTTACGCAGCAGATATTACCCGAACGTTTCCAGTAAATGGACACTTTAGTACGGCTCAGAAGCAGCTCTATCAATTGGTACTGGATGCCCAACTTGCATCATTAGCATTGTTTGTTCCAGGCAGCACTTTTAAAGCAGCCACAGACAAAGCGGTAGAGGTACTCACACAAGGGCTGCTTGACCTTGGTATATTGACCGGTACTTTGCAGGACAATATCGCTGAGCAACATTACCGGCAGTTTTTTATGCATGGCATAGGACATTGGTTAGGACTAGATGTTCATGATGTGGGTAACTACAAAGTGGCTAACCAAGACAGACCCTTCGAGCCAGGAATGGTGATGACCATAGAACCGGGTTTATATATTGCCGCTGATGCCGATGTAGATGAAAAGTGGCGAGGAATCGGTATTCGGATAGAGGACAATATTCTGATAACCCCCCAGGGCTACGAAGTGCTCACCGCTGAGGTGCCAAAATCCATCAGTGAAATTGAAGCCCTCATGGCAGGATAA
- the ubiH gene encoding 2-octaprenyl-6-methoxyphenyl hydroxylase encodes MSQTTAKSVDILIAGGGATGLTLALAICRHTDLHVAIVEAGGPPTVSSSKGPEPLGNPPLELRSVALSAQSIALLGKLGLDTGKLGCPIEEIHVSDQGHFGQCRINAQDYQINALGQVVELTALVDKLRHALSAFKQQVSWYYNDEIVAIERSQKRVTATLKSTQTVVAKLLAIAEGGNSVSREIIGFDISAKCYQQSAIVANVELKCHHQYRAFERFTPSGPLALLPLQIEQQPHRHFCSLVWTLTQDEMPGILDLPDSEFIAALQEAFGYRLGEIIGVGPRSAFPLQLSHAQSHIHHRAALLGNASQTLHPIAGQGLNLALRDVQDLANRIIENPNNDIGSYSLLHDYQQSRRGDQKTLVGATDLLVRTFSNSYIPLVMGRNVALALLDNAPWLKQQFAMTAMGFRSQQGLRNAKL; translated from the coding sequence TTGTCTCAAACAACCGCAAAATCTGTTGATATTCTAATTGCCGGTGGCGGTGCCACAGGATTAACCCTAGCGTTGGCTATATGTCGGCATACTGATCTTCATGTAGCTATCGTCGAAGCGGGTGGTCCGCCGACGGTATCCTCGAGCAAGGGGCCTGAACCGCTTGGTAATCCTCCTTTGGAGCTTCGCAGTGTGGCCTTGTCCGCCCAGTCAATTGCTTTGCTGGGTAAGTTAGGCTTGGATACAGGCAAGTTAGGTTGTCCGATTGAAGAAATCCATGTTTCTGATCAGGGACATTTTGGGCAGTGCAGAATAAATGCGCAGGATTATCAAATCAATGCGCTGGGTCAGGTGGTTGAATTAACCGCGCTGGTGGACAAATTACGCCATGCTCTAAGTGCTTTTAAGCAGCAAGTCAGTTGGTACTACAATGATGAAATTGTTGCCATTGAACGCTCTCAGAAACGGGTGACTGCAACACTAAAGAGTACTCAGACTGTTGTAGCTAAGTTACTTGCCATTGCAGAAGGCGGGAACTCTGTTAGTCGAGAAATTATTGGCTTTGATATTAGCGCAAAATGTTACCAACAGTCGGCAATAGTTGCTAACGTGGAACTCAAATGCCACCATCAGTACCGGGCATTCGAACGATTCACTCCATCAGGGCCCTTAGCATTGTTACCTTTACAGATAGAACAGCAGCCTCATCGTCATTTTTGCTCATTGGTGTGGACTCTCACGCAGGATGAAATGCCTGGTATATTAGATCTGCCTGACTCTGAGTTCATTGCCGCACTGCAAGAGGCATTCGGCTATCGCCTAGGCGAGATTATTGGGGTAGGGCCACGCAGTGCCTTTCCATTGCAGTTAAGTCATGCTCAAAGCCATATTCACCATCGAGCGGCCTTGTTGGGTAATGCCTCTCAAACCTTGCACCCTATTGCAGGACAGGGATTGAATTTAGCTCTACGAGATGTGCAAGATTTGGCCAATCGGATTATCGAAAATCCAAACAATGATATTGGCTCCTACTCGCTGTTGCATGATTACCAACAATCTCGCCGCGGCGACCAAAAAACGCTGGTAGGCGCTACCGATCTGTTAGTCAGGACGTTTTCAAATAGTTATATTCCTTTAGTGATGGGACGAAATGTGGCACTTGCTTTACTAGATAATGCACCTTGGTTGAAGCAGCAGTTCGCTATGACCGCAATGGGCTTTCGTTCGCAACAAGGACTTCGCAATGCAAAACTATGA
- a CDS encoding FAD-dependent oxidoreductase, translating into MQNYDVAIIGAGMIGLTLAVALNKSGMKVVVIDAQQQDETITKQPLARVSAINLASQRIFENLEVWPSIQSERLQPYQHMQVWEQDSFANINFTHQDIQRDHLGSIVENQVVRQGLLTSLQDSPNVEMMIPAKVEHLVFGQSESFMTLSNGNTLTAKLVVGADGANSMVRRVANLPLTFWDYEHLAIVATVKTQLPHGNTARQVFTPSGPLAFLPLFEENLCSIVWSQEVSVAENLLALEDKAFNHALSAAFDTKLGQVELVSDRTYYPLTMRYCRSWLKDRVMLIGDAAHTIHPLAGQGANLGIADAAALAQTLIKLFAQSKDIGLAKNLRAVERWRKTEAMKMIATMEGFKRLFSGNHPIKKLVRGIGLSATDQMGPVKRDIIKHAVGLGGELPDLAK; encoded by the coding sequence ATGCAAAACTATGACGTCGCCATTATTGGCGCTGGAATGATAGGCCTTACCTTAGCTGTAGCTTTGAATAAGTCGGGTATGAAAGTTGTGGTAATCGATGCGCAGCAGCAAGATGAAACCATCACAAAACAACCACTGGCACGGGTTAGTGCGATAAATTTGGCCAGCCAGCGAATTTTTGAAAACCTTGAGGTGTGGCCCAGCATTCAATCTGAGCGATTACAGCCTTACCAGCATATGCAGGTGTGGGAGCAAGACAGCTTTGCCAATATTAACTTTACTCATCAGGACATACAGCGAGATCATTTAGGGTCTATAGTCGAAAACCAAGTGGTGCGACAAGGATTGTTGACTAGTCTACAAGATTCGCCAAACGTCGAAATGATGATCCCAGCGAAAGTTGAGCACTTAGTCTTTGGCCAATCAGAAAGCTTTATGACTCTTTCCAATGGTAATACGTTAACAGCCAAATTAGTGGTGGGTGCAGATGGTGCTAATTCTATGGTCAGGCGTGTCGCTAATCTACCTTTGACTTTTTGGGATTATGAGCACTTGGCAATCGTTGCCACAGTAAAAACCCAGTTACCTCACGGCAACACCGCGCGTCAGGTATTTACACCTTCTGGCCCACTGGCTTTTTTACCCCTGTTTGAAGAGAATCTGTGCTCAATTGTTTGGTCCCAAGAAGTTAGTGTCGCTGAAAACCTGCTTGCACTTGAAGATAAAGCTTTTAATCACGCACTCAGTGCCGCCTTTGATACAAAATTAGGTCAAGTAGAATTGGTCAGTGATAGAACTTACTATCCACTGACAATGCGCTATTGCCGTAGTTGGCTGAAAGACCGGGTTATGTTAATTGGGGACGCTGCCCACACCATTCACCCATTGGCAGGTCAAGGGGCCAACTTAGGTATTGCGGATGCCGCCGCTTTGGCACAAACCCTGATCAAATTGTTTGCACAAAGCAAAGATATAGGTTTGGCGAAAAACCTTCGTGCCGTTGAACGCTGGCGCAAGACCGAAGCAATGAAAATGATCGCGACTATGGAAGGATTCAAACGTTTGTTTAGTGGTAACCATCCAATCAAGAAACTAGTTCGCGGCATCGGCTTATCCGCTACTGACCAGATGGGCCCCGTCAAGCGAGACATTATTAAACATGCGGTAGGCTTAGGTGGAGAATTACCTGATCTAGCGAAGTGA